tggtaaaattttatcttgctaccttatgttcttggctattcgccaatagccttatgcaatttactattctatcaataatccaatcgcacatacacgtatacatattcatatattagataaccacccttactaaccacccattttagttgatttcatacaatcaaaggcaatatcataattgggtatacttatatagccgaatgtgctaaaattgatctaacatcacctatactcttgattgaatggccgaatacttatactagcaattatagtatcgattttattctttcaaacacatagtcccattcggccctaaccatttacttaacgtatgtgtacaaattccatctcaagattaggagttgcaactacaactaggttacaacaatgctcatcaatgaccgaatgcctaagcacaactctactaaaatttatccaacatcattaactttgcctttcactatttttttttctaaacatcaaatacaaagtaacttacatgtatatattaaaccaaccttgctagcacaatatcccttaaccgaatatcataaacccaagccacatatatagttcatcaaggcctttcattggccacattcgcaccctccccatgaacaaccaaattccaacctccatttaaaagtatatgtaccaagagcttcaactacttggccaaataccaagcctccaaacacccaaatttaatccatggaatgaatagaacttgaactaatcacctcgtttatatctaaatttccaaggatttcaaagtgcttacctcttcctaagcatcaaccaagcgaatcatgcacaaaagaaatcccttcttcttcctccttcaagtcacggcaatggagaatagaatgagcaatttttttttttgttttccttgttcAATACACGCAATGGGGAgggtaaccacacacacacattttttttgtttctcttcctactaacaccaatataataacaattctaacatcaaccattagcaaaacatgttggaaacatgttcccttgcccataaccttgtcatggccgccactcaccttaggaagtgggttatttgacatgcaaggacaaccattttcccacatgtattaataggccaccttacatttgcctagcacatttctaaattttctcacataagtcctatttgataaaattcacttacaattaacaaaatccaaacattcaatttttacacaagcatatgtacatataatgagcatcaactatgacggttaattatttttataactcggtttagtggtcccgaaaccactttccgactagggtcaatttagggctgtcacaaaaccgAGTTAgaagattatacattacactaagcatatcgTTAAACATACCtcttcaatttagctaatttcatagccgattaatcaccttaccccacattactcaatgccgaatattaacccaacatcacaagcataatcaccatgaaacttaccttaatacacattttatcccattgccgaatacatatatatatcatcaaacaaatttttattcacatctctataattgatcataatcggacattataaacaaatcaactagtttaacattcaaattcttctaatcattcctcaatcacttactcaatgaacaacaatccaagcacatcaaagcgtagtcgaatgtatcattcttcttaaattcatattcgaacactcaattaaatacttacaatttagcactaatttagcttttcaacatagccgattgccattaagcaattaagccacaaattttcaattttaccaagctcaactcatctataatcaaccctcaatacatctaagcatcaaaaacaacatcaaagaaatacaaacatccatgaccgaatgtcatcttcataaatttacaaaaacatttgccatgagctagcttctatacttgatgaccactccaaatatacaaagattttcaatgaaagggcattaacatacctcttcctaaacatcaaccaacccaacatgaagcaagagaatcctcttcttcttccttcctcaagtcacggcaatggggagcaacctagctaatttttttgtttctcctcctactaaccactattattttattacccatgttctttattctattattcctaacataaaacactaacataaaatgtttataatacattttaacccatagcatggccgccactacttgtcataggtggaaatttgacatgcaagcccattattttcataacatgcactaataggtccttatagattaacctatcaccttttaaaagtgccacacataagtcctattaattaaattcacatgcaatcgactaaatcgaagcttaaaactttcacacattcatattcacatattttagacaataaatatcatattcaaatacttcggtgactcggtttagcggtcccgaaaccactttccgactagggtcaatttaggtctGTCACATTATGTTACTATTTTTGTTATTTCTTTTGTCTGTAAACTCTGCATTTTATTTCTTGTTTTTGTTTTAGTAGTACGGTGCGTTTTGGCTAAAGGAATTAACACCCGCTTAAACGATTCATTTTGATAGGAACATTGTTTAATGAAACAATGCGGTTTGAGCGTGTGTTAGTGCCAGTTGTCCAAGTCCATTATTTGGTTTCCTTAAGTACCAATAGATAGAGGAAAAAAcaattatgaaatttgaaaaccaaattctcaatatcttcttcttcattttctcTTTCGAATTCTATCTCTTCTCTTCTCCTTTCTCTGTTATTTCCTTCTTCCAAATCCATCTCGTGACAAACTTCATATCCAAAATTAATTAGAAGATTTGTTAAACTTGATTGCTTAAAATAACAAACTTTTAAGTTTTTATCAATAATTTTTCTAGATCCTTAATCTATCGTTAATCCCAATTCCTAGCTATCGAGCTCTTCTAGCAAGATACTACATGATGAAGTCTTTAAGAACTTATAATCTCCAAGAACCTATATCGTAAATAAGCCATTTTAAGGAGAATGttatgtatttaattttttttaaatctgaGAATTTATCCTGTAAGGATGAACTTGAGAAATTCTAGTTGAAGCTTGATATTAGAACTAATAAGTATTGGATGCAATGGTAAAAcacattatattttaaaaaagagAATACATGTTTGAATATTGAAAATAACATTATTGAAATTGACagtaaaaaatatcaaaaatagaCCAGAAATATGAAAAACAAAAACTCTTAAATTTTTGCTATATCTATGTATTTTTGGAATGCTATTATTGTAATTGATAATTTCTTGTTTGGTGGACTAATTGATGAGAAGAGTAAGGTTTTcttttttgtcccatttttatcATCTGCATTCTACAAAGTAAATTAAGAAGTTCCAAAACTGTGGTCTGCACTAGGTTTACAATTTTCAAAGATAAGACTTAGTTATCCTTTCTTCTCCTTATTTTGGGCTCTAGCCATGTGAAAAAAGAGCACATGTAACAAACAACCATAAAccgtttttcttttttcttacaAAATTTTAGAATAAAATCAATGAGAATGATGGCATGAAAAGATTTGCTTGTGATGCTAGGTATAATGGAGATGGGTCCATATTTAATGGACCCAAGGCGAATAAAATTCTAATTTTGGAGAGAGCCCATTAGTTAGTATTTATTAATGTCTAGTTGACCACAAGAGATCCATTTGAAttgttaatttattaatgttgTGATACAAAGTAAAcaaatacaaaaaagaaaaatagtaattaaaaaaatAGCCTCATCTTCCtttacaataaaaaaaatataaaagataaattATTGGCATTTTTTTTGGAGAGGGCTACTTCCTGTGTTAAACTAAAGCTCTACATTATTTTGTATgcatataaaaaggaaaaaaacacTAAAACAGATTTAAAGACAAAAACCCATTGGATTAACATTTATACTTGAAAGTGTTTGAATTGTTGTATTTCAGAAATGTGAAATGCATCGCCTATGCCTTGCAGCCATGGATTTTTTCTTCTGCTTTGTTTCTTCTTTCCAGCTTTTGGCAATATCATGTGCTACACTGATGGCATCCAATGATGCACCAGAAAGACCTCTCCTTGTGAACCCTACTGCATAGAGTCCTCCTTTCCCTTTCCATCCGTTAGGGAAAGGGTTCTTTGGAACTCCTTCTGATGAAAAAAACTCATTTTCCTGTTTCCATCAACACATTCAAAGTTTTAGATATATAATCAAAGTAACAATGACCaatcaaaggaaaataaaatCTGCTAGGGTTTGATTGTTAgttgctcaaaataatcatagATGATAAGGAAATGACAGAGTAAGAGACGGAAATTTAAATGAGAGAAAAATATTGACTTTTTAGTAGGAATCGGAttgtattttacttttattattaaaaattagttCTTAGATAAAAATTCAATTGgtcatttttttgttaaaaattttatctatttgtaTGGTTAAAAACTAACATAGTTGATAGAATAACTAAACAATTATATTTGACATGACATGTGTACCTCTATGCTGATGTATAAAGActcatttttaatagaaatagatGAAACTTTTGATAAAAAACTATtttactctttgatttaatgtatataaattaatttatctatttttaataaaaataataaaatacaatCAACTTCTAATACAAATATCTCTATTTTGAAATTAAGCTAAttcattgtttttattattactatGAAAATCCTAATCTCAAGAAAAATACAAATGGAtaaacaaaaagaagaaaaaagcttCTCAAAATATTATAATCTAATCAGAAATTTTGATGTATGAATAAGACAAAAGCAAACCGTCAGACAAAACTAACGATGCTGACAGCGGTTTCTTTTTTTGAGTTTTGCAAGAACATGTGAATGTCTTAATCAGTTAAAAAGACAATAAACAGAAGAAATAGAAGGGAAGAAGAATCTAAAAAATATAGTCAGCGATTTCCATAACCGTCACATGTATATCCCACAAGAGATAAATAGAATAAAAAGAAATCAATGGTGAAATAATTAGAGAGAATCTGACTCACCTTTAGCCATGAAGGAACGTTGCTACGATACCCAGTTGCAAGAATAACAGACTCAATCTCAAGAGTTTCGCCATTGACAAGCTCAACTCTGCCCCTGGAGAACTTTTTGATCCCAGGGACAATCTTGATTTCACCCGATCTAATCTTCTGGAATGCACCAATGTCCAATACGGGAGTTTTCCCTGCAGTGTTTTTTAGCTCTAAAGGTCCTACACAAGGCTTTTTCAGACCATATTTTTCAGTATTTCCAAGTATCAAATGCGCAAGAATAAGCAGTATCTTATCAACAAGCCAAAGAGGTAGCCACTTCATCATCGACACTGCCAATTCAAAAGTTGATTTGCCTAAAACTTCCCTTGGTAAGACATGAACCTGTtcatcaaatgaaaaaaaaaatggttaatttaaaTACCTTTATCCTTTGAATAACATGATTTGGTGAAATTTATATTCACTTACTGAGCTTCGAACAACCATTGATGGATTTGCATTATGATTACAGAGGTCAAGAGAGACCTCCATGCCCGAATTGCCACATCCGACAACTAGAACACGTTCTCCACTGTAACTTTGACCTGATTTATAGTCACAAGCATGTGTAACATGGCCGCCAAAATCTTGCAAGCCTTCAAATTCTGGAACAACTTTCTCTGCATTTTCTCCCGTGGCTACTACAAGCCATCGACAAATGTATTCGACTCCGATTGGGTTTGGACCGCCGGTTGCGATGGTTTTGACTCGCCACAAACCAAATGTTTCATCGTAGTTGGCTGACTGCACTGTCTCATTGAAATGTGGGTTTATATCAAAGTGTTTTGCGTAGGACTCAAGGTAGCTTATGAACTGATATTTGGTGGGGTATTCAGGGAAGTCCTCAGGAAATGGAAAGTTGGGTAGCTGGCAAAATTGTTTAGGAAGGTGAAGCTTAAGACGGTCATAAGTTCTGTTCTGCCAAAGGGAGGCAATGCAGTTTGCTCGTTCAAGGATTATGAATGGCACACCTTGGTTTTTAAGCCCCGCTCCAACGGCAAGACCCGAGGGACCTGCCCCAACTATCACTGGTCCATTCACCCATATGCACCGGCTACTCAAAAAATCCTCAGAAGCTAAAGTTGGAAACATATTAGGCATGTTAAGGCAGCAGCTAGACATGTATATAAAGAAGAATTGAAGAAGTTTGTAGGGAAGGGAAGAAGCTGGTTCGAATATGTATGTTGTAAGATGGAGAAGAGAATGAAGGATTTCGTTTGAAATGATGTGAGTGGAGAAGGAAAGAGGGACAGATGGGGTTTAAATAGAGAGGGCGTTGGCCGTGATGATGAGTTTAGCATGTGATTGGTATCTGAAAACGATGCTTTTAGGGGTCAGTCTCAAATGATAAGCTACCCGGCCACCTGCAATTATTTATTACTTTCATACTATGTCTGCATAAACAATTCTCCAACtctaatattttatttcaagTTTCTAAATTTACATTTTACTCATTTATGGAGATAGTATGATGTTTAGGATGTAAACCAGTGACTAAAACAAAACAGCCAACCAATCAAGAAACACTGCTGATCAacattttcactcaaatttctaATGAAATTTTGTAAGCTTACTGCTACTTCCTAGCACTATAAGAAAAGGAAACGAGTACATGCTAACCAGAAACCTGATAGTAATCAATGGGACTTCAAAGGCTTGAACTCTCAAAGAAAGCATAAACAGTGTAGATTTTATGCTAATTACAAGTTATACGTTTTAACAGAGTAATAGAATGTTAAAGGAAGTCTACAGGTATGACTAATAAATATAGGCCAGGAGTTCTGTGAAAGTTAACCTTGGAGGACTTGACCAGTGGCTGCTGCAGCCATATATGGTCCTCACAAGATATTTGTTACCCTTTGTGACGTTGATACTGCTGTGTTCTTGGATCAGCTGCtaactttttattaatattattatttcagGTTGAGTTGTTCATCAGCTTGAATCTA
The Gossypium arboreum isolate Shixiya-1 chromosome 10, ASM2569848v2, whole genome shotgun sequence genome window above contains:
- the LOC108488798 gene encoding probable indole-3-pyruvate monooxygenase YUCCA3, with translation MSSCCLNMPNMFPTLASEDFLSSRCIWVNGPVIVGAGPSGLAVGAGLKNQGVPFIILERANCIASLWQNRTYDRLKLHLPKQFCQLPNFPFPEDFPEYPTKYQFISYLESYAKHFDINPHFNETVQSANYDETFGLWRVKTIATGGPNPIGVEYICRWLVVATGENAEKVVPEFEGLQDFGGHVTHACDYKSGQSYSGERVLVVGCGNSGMEVSLDLCNHNANPSMVVRSSVHVLPREVLGKSTFELAVSMMKWLPLWLVDKILLILAHLILGNTEKYGLKKPCVGPLELKNTAGKTPVLDIGAFQKIRSGEIKIVPGIKKFSRGRVELVNGETLEIESVILATGYRSNVPSWLKENEFFSSEGVPKNPFPNGWKGKGGLYAVGFTRRGLSGASLDAISVAHDIAKSWKEETKQKKKSMAARHRRCISHF